TCCTGCTTCACCAGTGCCTCTTCACCACAAACACCCCGTGGTTGATAAGAGGCTTTTCTTCTCCTGTGTCAAACTGACTTTTTTTCTGTGCGCTTTCCTCACGGCAGCCAACCTGCCAATATTCCATGACCCACTCATCCACGTTTGACAACACTTGTGGCAGCTCCCTCAACACCCAGAAGTGCATGCGCATGACAGCGTCGTTTAAATTCATGATTTCCCTCTCGGTGTATTTGAGCATAGCTAGCCACTTActaaaaactaagatcatggccactggccccatcacatcctggcaaatggggaagaaatggaggcagtgagattttactttcttgggctccatgattactgcagatggtgacagcagtcacgaaattaaaagacgcctgcttcttgggaggaaagaatgacaaacctagacagcatcttataaagcagagacatcaccttgccgacaaaggtccgtaaagttaaaagctatggtttccccagtagtgatatatggaagtgagagctggaccatcaagaaggctgatggctgaagaattgatgcttttgaattacggtgctggaggagactcttgagagtcccatggactgcaagaagatcaaacctacccattcttaaggaaatcagcactggaaggacagaccctgaagctgaggctccaatactttggccacctcatgagaagagaagacaccctggaaaagaccctgatgttgggaagaattgagggcacaaggagaaggggacgacagaggacgagatggttggacagtgttctcgaagctaccaacatgagtctgatcaaactgcaggaggcagtggaagacaggagtgcctggcgtgctctggcctgGCGtgcacgactaaacaacaacaaagccacttACACAAACTGCATTGATGTCAGACATGTGCCCTGTGAAAGACTGCCTGCACATTCCGTCTCGAATATCCCAGAGCTTGGATGACGCGTCACAGGCACCCGAAACAAAGGTGCTCATGTCTGGGCTGAGAGAGAGACTCATTACATCACCGGTATGCCCAGTAAAAGCAGTAGTCTGCTGGCCAGTCTCAATGTCCCATAGAGCGCTGTgagcaaaagaaaaacatttcaacACAGAAGGTTAAAACATGCAGTCCAGACAGTTCAAGGCATGTCACAAAAGAAAACCCAAGAAACTCACCAGGTGGTATCCCCTGAGCTTGTGACTATTTGGTTGTCATCTAGAAAGCGACAACAAGACAAATACCCTAGAAATGCGAGAGAGGAAACATGTCAGAGGCAAAATCCATCACTTAAGAAGAGATCCAAAAGGCAGATTGTGTGCGTTGTGCAACTGAAATCCAGTGCCCTGAAAATTTCagcttttattcatttaaattattttcaaCCCTCAAGACTGCAAAGGTTTGGTGTTAGGTGGGCAACTCAGGAGCTGGGAAGAAGCTGCACAGATAAGTAGATGAGTAATTCTTCTCTAtatgaagggtggtgtataaattctaattctaataacAACAGTGCAGCAGCACCTAGGCTATATTGAGTCATACACTGGAATACGCTTCCAGGTGCCAACCTTAAATCTCCTATTCAGCTTCAGGCATAACACGTCTCTCTGCCAGCAACCATGCCTTAATTCACAAGGACTCAGCACAGTGGGAGAGCTGCCACTCCAGATTTGGCCGCAGCCTCTCCTCAGTCCAGCTgtgagcagggacagagcaaggaAACCATGCAAgatagaaataaaaattaaaaaatagtgtGGCTCCCCAAAGGAGTTCAGCCCTAAATATaaaagaggttccccacccaacTTAAAACAGCCAGCCAAATGTCTCGCAGAAAATATTTAGCaagcatgctgttgttgtttaaatacagtgtgtgtgtgtgtgtgtgtgtgtgtacttacgTACGTACGTATGTACGTACGTACATaccgtacatacatacatacagtatatcAAATGCTCAACCAACAGATGTTTAATGGTCGGGGTGCCCTACAAAGCCATGGGGCCTTCCCCTTTCAGCTGTCCACTGCCCAGTGTGGATCTCATCTCAGTTGAGCAGGAATTCCCAGGGCCAGACAGTGTGTAGCTCTCAACACACTTCACTTGGAACCATAAAATCATACATCTCAAACTATGTGCACATGTTGACATGTTTGCTTAAATGCactcaggttgcagattcacccCTTCTTGACTCTACCTTTTGACACCTTCACACAGAATTTGGACTAAGAACAATGGCTGCCCACTTCAAACTCTTTTATGGCTGCTATAGTACAGCACCGAGGACAGACcaggttgggttttttaaaacccaacaacTGTCAGATTCAAAAACCTGGCGCCAAGGTGGACATAAACTTGAACTTGAAAAATAAGGTGCCTCTGAGCTAATGCTCAGTgcaggaatttattttcagtaccACAACAAAGTAATACACAGTCCTTACCGAGAAATTCACCAGTTGTTCACAATCTCTCTTCCATATACCCATGGAATACAGCCTTGGGTTTGGACAGAAGAACCTTAGGCTACAATTTGCGTATTCAAATTCTGGTTTAAAGCCTGGCTTGTTGGGAAGCTATTCGTCATAGCTCCCCGGTTTGCACTTAATGGGAAGCTGCAATGAACTGTGGCTTCCTGGTTTGTTGTGCCACTGGCACAAAGGGAGAAGTGAAGCGGCAGCAAAAGGGCTATGCGTGAATGAAGTCATAAGGTTAAACCATGGATTGGCAATGACACTGACTGATAAAGACACATTAGCACAGCAATTGGGaaatgtatttgggggggggcattcaaagTAGACAGCATGGAAGATGACCGGTTGTAGCACAACAGTTTCTGCCACAACAAATATGTCTAGTTACGCGTTTCACTTTCGACTCCTCTGCTCTTAGGAAATTACAGAAGTTCAAATAAAGTCACAATTTAGTGAACTGCAGGAGTTCAAATAAAGTCACCATTTCAGCGAAGCAAATAGAAACAGAAGGCTGCTGACCAGTATGGCCGGGTAGTTCTCTGCTCACTCGTACATTGCCCTCTCGTGTCTTCAGGTTGTATATAGAGCAGATGTTGTCCAATCCACCACAGGCGACGTAATTGCCAGATGGGGCGTACGCACAGGTCATGACCCAGGAAGATCTTAAAGGAATGGCATGCATCTTCAGGgcagaagggagagaaaaaaacacagGTAAGAGGGAGAAGGTGCCCCCTGAGCATGAATAAACTTCTTCCAGAACCATATGCAGGCTTTGCCAGGGTTGCCTAAACTACCACTGCTGCACTGAAAGATGCTGTTCATTCACAGAGCCTGCTCTCTAGATGATGAACCAAGATTTCATGGCGAATATTGAGAGAACAACATTATGAAGTGAGCGAATATATATTTATGTTGTCAAATTGCAACTTCCCCAATTTTACTTGGGTTTTCGTAAGGTCAGAACATTTTAAACAGGTGTTATGATGTTCCCCTCAAAAAGAAGTAAGCATCTCAGCAGGCTGCTCAATCATTGGGTCATCAAAAAGAAGTCAGTCGGTATTTTTATTTCTCTAAGCCattattagtattttatttaCTAACTGGAGTTACATATTCCTGTGACAGATCGACAGAATATAGAatcacaattaaaacacatgGCACAGAACAGTCTAAAAGACCAAGTGCTTTGTGTAAACCTCTTTTGAGGTTGGATTGTTGCTGgggtgtttctttgtttttacagccaggcggcatataaattttatgaaactgataaaattaaaatacatgcaGAGGAGTGCTTTCAGACATTGTAAGCAAGTTTTAAAACCAGCAGTCACTACTCTTTGCCCAAACACTGAAACCATTTGGCTCTGCTTTAGATTATGTTCCAATATATcctacgttttcctcaatttactgataaccttcagtaaccttcccTGTGGCATAACATAttgtattattaatttttattaataatattatttaataaCTAAGCACTTTCCCTTGTCCTCCAAGCAAGCATGGAGAAAAGTGGATAGATCTGCCAAGTTCTGGTTGCCAAATTACAGCTACCCCTTCTGCCCAACCTAGAAGTGTGTGGTCCCCAGGCTTTCCCTTTCTCAAAGAGCAGGATGCTGCCCTTGACTTTGTGCTACACCTCTGAAGTGCAGCGTgaggtttgggagggggggggagacgtgCCAACTCTCTTTCCAGCTCTAAGCTTGGAGCTGAAGATTGGGGGTACACTCAGTGTGTGCAGTGGGGAAGAGGGGTCTGTTTCTGCACTCCATGGGTGCTACAAATAACCCTCAAGCAGAGAGGCAAGTCCAAACACTTCAGCCACATCTCCAGCTCAGCGCTGAAagttggggggaggcagagaggtgCCTCTGTCTGTAACTCTAGGCTCCTCTTGCTCATCAGAGCACATCTTTTCAAACCTGGCATTTTTATGGTCCCAAGCAAGTCCAGAAGCAAACAGAGACCTCACTGGGAATCAGAGGCAACTGATCTGCCAACCACTAAACAGATGCACAGATAGTCAACCAGACTAGACGAAGATATAGCTTCTGCTTTATCATGGGGTAAATTTAAGAACTGGGCGTATTTCAAAAAGCACCGCCTTTTCAGATTGCAATGCGGCTGCTTTATATCAAAGAAACCTGCCGTTCCCAAAATATACCTGTAACCTCACATCAACAGATGACACCCCACCCCTTCAGAAGTAGACAAGAGACCCAACAGTGTTTTCCCCAAGCAAGTGAGCCACAGTTGTTAAGAGCAATGAGATGGAAGAGTCAATGAGAGGCTTGAGTAAGTAAGACaagttttgaaaaataacaataaacgAAAGCAGAGTTAGAATTATTGGAGGGCggagaaaataaaaagcaaaagatTCAATAGAGGGGGGAAACGGAAAAAGTAGTACTTCAGGtagagaacaaaaataaaattaaaatcgcagtggaaacaaaaaagcaagcccaccagcaaaaatgcaaaaacggattactttttaaaaaacaaaacaaaaactctacCTTGTTTGTTGTGTAACTATCCCAAATAATTAATTTTCCATCTTGGGAAGCGCTCACTAGTAGCCTAAAGATAAccacaaaacacacatacacacacaaaaaagacatTATCAAGTTAACTTTGTGCCTCCTTTGCTAGGTTTCAAATTTGGCAAGCGTCACGTACAAGCACCCGGCCGTTCACCAAGACCCCGATTTTGCTTCTTCCCCTTGCAAGTCGCATGGTCTTGAAGCATCAGCAGAGGACGTCTAGGCCACATGTTGCAAAGTCAACCGTGCTTTACTTTTACTGAACTCCAAACAAATGCCCAACATTCTAGCAGGGGTGGAGAGATGGGCAGAAAGGGCTCAGACTGTATATTGTTATCTCCCCTTAAGAGCAGGCCTGAGGACCCAGGCTCAGGTACGGCAGGTTCCCCAAGTGCAATGTTCTCATAGGACTAATGCCAGATGTTCATTTACGTAGAGAGAAAGGGAATATGTGTtccccagacagctttcaggTAGGAATAGCTTAGCCTGCCCTCCCTATGCTGATGGCAGTTTCTTAGTCATGGAGGAAATAAAAGGCGCAGGTTTTGCATACCCCAAACGGTCTTACTGATTGCAGCCTTACTAATTTTGGCGTGTGGGCTTCCATAGAAACAATTAAAACCACTTCTACCTGCATAACTCTTCCACCCCTTTTCTTGATGCAAGAGACAGAAAGAACTCTggaagcaaaatatatatattgtttaacCGCTAAAGGAGTTTCCAAGATTGTATGGCTTACTGAGGATGAACAGGTTAAATGCTTGCATCTgtttttaagtggggggggggcaacacctTTTTTCAGTAGTATTTTCTTCTGGTATTTCTATATATTCAAGTCTAGTATTTTATGAAGCTTGTCCAAAGCATAGCTAAGACTCCCTACCAAATGACTGGGCCTTTAAGGGGGATCAAGGAATTCTTGAGCATATaaatgttttgctgctgtttgctgtGCTTAATTTATGAATATATTTCTAGCATGCAGGTGCTCATGTGGGCCTGCAGAGTGCACACGGCATTCCCCCAACAATGGCAAGAATCCTCCGACATGCACATTAGCTCTCTGTACAAACCTTGAATCGGATCCCCAATGCATGGCATATATTTTAGCTAAATGGCCTCTCAAGGTACGTCTTGTGCGCATCTGGATTCGGCCCACCGAGTCAAGGCTTGTGGTGATCTAGGCAGGAAAGGAGAAGAACATGCATTACTCCAAGCCTTCTCCTGGGGAGAGTAAGACTACAGGAAGATCTAAATACAGAGGACACTTTCACAGGTGAATCTTACAGCAGCATTTCCTTATTTGGAGAGGGACAGACCGACTGAGAACTGGCATCAATGTTATCAGGCTCCAGCTTCCAGACTGAATCTCTACGTGGAAACTCAGCATGTCGTAGAAGATTTCTGGTGCAGGTTTTAGGAGGCACTGCAGCAGATAGCTCCCATAGTAAATATCTCATGTGTGAAGGAGCCCAAGTCTATAACCAGGAGGTAACAGGGCTTCTGATAACGAATTAACCATTTAACAAGCATTATGCAATTAAGTAATAGCCACATTCCACAGTAACTCACTTTAATCAAGCCTGGTTGAAATCAAGTGAATGGGTTTTGCACAGAAGTTATTACTTTATTAGCAGCCGCAGCTTCAtccatttcatttatgaattgagGCATCTCAAAGCCATTTAAAACTTATATAAAACAGTTTCATatataaaaattacacacacaccagtttaaaaacagcagcagcagatacaTAAAACCAATTCCAATCCACTATAGGTATCAGTTGGGATAAGTATATCCATTTGTTGAAAGTGGAATGTCTTTAGCAGACACTGAAAATGCAACAGATAAGCTGCCAGTCTGGTATATATTGTGGGGACCTTCAAAGGGCAGGTGCTTCCACAGGAAAGGCCCGATTTTAACATTGTACAAATGGATCTTCTGAAACGATGGTAGCTGCACGATGCCCTTGGTGTGTAGTGGGTATGTACTGGCTAAGGTGATATTTCAATTTCCAGGTTGCATGAGCTATGCAAGGCGCATAGTTGTTATTCATCCACGTGAATAAAAATGAACTACTACTGGACTTTGTGTCCTAAACCTTTTAGCTACAGCAATATCCCCTCCCTTGAAATGCCCCAAAAAGACTTCCCCACAGGCAAGAATGAACATCTTTGCCTTTTAGTTTATCTGGttgttttatgtttcttttttcccccaacgtaatttttattaagttttctcataattataatttaaacaaGAATGTACAACATTTATGAATTACGTATGTATACAAAGGTTTGCATCAATgaaaaaaaatactcttatgcTTATATCATATACATAGCTTATAtagtttgtaaaagaaaaaaaagcacaaaaaaccacttccccccttctgcttccccctgttcttcttctgttttcttttgtcacCTATTTCCACGGATATATACTTCTTTATTACATTTGTCATCTGTCACATGTTATCAACTTAGTCCCATATTGTAGAACCTCTCCTTCCAATTGTTTTATGTTTCTGATACTGGTTTTATTTCACCCTAACTGTATATTTTAACGCAGTTAGCCTACCAGGGGGCTTCAGGCAGCAAGGTAGAATATTCGTTTAAATCACGCATACATACCTGAGCAAGAGTTGTGTCACTACACGCTTTTCTAgcatcctttaaaataaaataaacaaatatcaatCTACGCAGAAGAAATTGGAATTTGAAGAACAGTGTTATCATGGAGGTTGATTCCTCCTTCCTGGCACAGTAGCTTTCTATACGTACGCAGCGAGTTTTATCCTTGAAATGTGCGTTCAAACATGCCAAACACTACCTGAAGCTTAAAGTAGCTCAGTCCTGTAGTGCAGTCAAAATCCTGCACAAAAGCTCCTACAAACTAAAGCTTTCTTTCTCAGTCGATGACAAGTGCGAAAGAGATGATACTACCACACGCTGGCTTGCTCAGCCTGACCCCTTAATCTCAGCCTTCAATCCTGAACCCATCACGGGCGATAATGGAACTCAGAATCAGGGTATAAACACAGGCTGTCATGTTCGTTCTTAAGCCTGTGCTGGAGCATCGCAGCCACAGGGGGAAAGCTCACACATGCACCCTTTGACTCTGAATCCATCACAGGAGCTGAGCAAGACAGCTCTGGAAACCTCTCAGGAATGAATGCTGatttcattcacacatgcagtgAGGAGACCCTAAGGAGGCCCAGCATTTGTATCCCAAgagcttttaaaataaagcatcaGCCTCCCAATGGCGCTTTGCCCACCAAGTGAAGAACTCACGGAGGGAAAGGTGTTGGGAAGAGAAAGGAGGCGAAGGAGGAAAACTccgatttttttcccctcctcactTTTTCTCCCTCAAGATAGATGTTCACGGATCCCCACTTATTTAGCATCAACAGCATCAAAAAAGAAACTCCTTACTATGATTTGATTACGGAGTTGTTCCGCCTCGTGCCGCAACTGCTCCAGTTCACTCATTCTCCTGAATGAGTCTCTTTCccaccttcactgtacttttgAAGAAGACGTCTgccaacaaaggggggggggataaagaaaatgactgaattttttttattagtgcCCTTCATCCCTTTCACCACCTCTACTTGGGATACGTTACAATACCACCTCAACACTTGGCATTCATCGAATACATTTCAGGTGCATAACGTTTCGCACGCCTTGTCTCGGTAATCCTTACACTAGAACCCGAACAAGGAAGTCTGGATTGCCCTCCTGTCGGAGAAGGGAGGGTtgggtgggctgggctggggaagTGGCAGAAGAGAATATTGGTCTGCCCAAGGCCACCTTGCAAGTTCAGGGTCAAGAGGCAATTTCAACTAGGGAATCCCTTGCTCATAAACCTCAGTAAGGGAAAGACCCAAGATGATGGGAAAGATACAAGCATTTCTCCTTCCTCAGTTCTAATGCACAAGACACAGGGCACATGCAACACAGTCCAATAAGGCAGCCATGCATTCTGAACAGGAAACAAGCAAAGGTACTGGAAGCCCAAGGATAACATTTTGGCCATAGGAACAGTATTTTTGCCCAATGAGTCCTTTCTTAGCAGGCTTAAAATACAGTAACTCGTTACCCCCAAAGAGGGCTTTTGCTGGCATTTCACATTTTGTGTTCTTAACAAGCAGAACAACATAACTTTTATTTCATTctctttatattatttatatgtaTC
The sequence above is drawn from the Lacerta agilis isolate rLacAgi1 chromosome 5, rLacAgi1.pri, whole genome shotgun sequence genome and encodes:
- the GNB4 gene encoding guanine nucleotide-binding protein subunit beta-4, producing MSELEQLRHEAEQLRNQIIDARKACSDTTLAQITTSLDSVGRIQMRTRRTLRGHLAKIYAMHWGSDSRLLVSASQDGKLIIWDSYTTNKMHAIPLRSSWVMTCAYAPSGNYVACGGLDNICSIYNLKTREGNVRVSRELPGHTGYLSCCRFLDDNQIVTSSGDTTCALWDIETGQQTTAFTGHTGDVMSLSLSPDMSTFVSGACDASSKLWDIRDGMCRQSFTGHMSDINAVCFFPNGHAFATGSDDATCRLFDLRADQELTMYSHDNIICGITSVAFSKSGRLLLAGYDDFNCNVWDSLKGERAGVLAGHDNRVSCLGVTDDGMAVATGSWDSFLRIWN